The stretch of DNA ATTGATATTTTGATGCCGGCGCTTTCACCAACTATGGAAGAAGGTAAATTGTCTAAATGGCTCAAGAAAGAAGGTGATAAGGTTAGCTCTGGCGATGTTATTGCTGAAATTGAGACGGATAAGGCGACAATGGAAGTAGAGGCTGTTGATGAAGGAACTCTTGGTAAAATTTTTGTGCCTGAAGGTTCTGAAGGCGTAAAGGTTAATAGTGTTATTGCGGTTTTATTAGAAGAAGGTGAGCGTGCTGAGGATATTTCGCAACCTACAGATACAGCACAAGCCCCTAAAGCATCCTCCCCTTCTCTTTCCTTGTCAGTTCCGCAGTCTCCGACTTTTGCTATCCCTGCTGATTTTGATATTCCAGCGGGAACACAAATGGTGACAATGACAGTCCGTGAAGCGCTTAATCAGGCTTTGGCTGAAGAAATGCGGCGTGATGAAAAAGTTTTTCTCATGGGGGAAGAAGTTGCGCAATATCAAGGGGCCTATAAGGTTAGCCAAGGTTTGTTGGAAGAATTCGGAGAACGGCGCGTTATTGATACCCCCATTACAGAGCACGGCTTTGCTGGGTTGGCTGTTGGTGCTGCTTTTGGAGGGTTACGTCCTATTGTCGAGTTTATGACCTTTAATTTTGCCATGCAGGCAATGGATCAAATTATTAACTCAGCAGCCAAAACACGTTATATGTCTGGTGGACAAATGACGGCTCCTATGGTTTTCCGTGGTCCCAATGGTGCGGCAGCTCGTGTTGGTGCTCAACATTCTCAATGCTATGCTGCATGGTATAGTCATATACCAGGTCTGAAAGTTATCATGCCTTATAGTGCAGCAGATGCAAAAGGTTTGCTAAAAGCTGCTATTCGTGATGATAATCCTGTTATCTTCCTTGAAAATGAGATTTTGTACGGGCATCAATTTGAGGTTCCTCAACTCAATGATTTTATTTTGCCTATTGGTCGAGCGCGTATTCATAAGTCTGGACAAGATGTGACGATTGTTGCCTGTGGAATTGGAATGCATTATGCTGTTCAAGCGTTACCAGAAATTGAGAAACTTGGTATTGACGTTGAATTAATTGATCTACGAACCATTCGTCCGATGGATCTTCCGACAATTCTTTCTTCCGTTAAAAAAACGGGTCGTTTGATAACAATTGAAGAGGGTTTTCCTCAGTCATCTGTAGGAACTGAAATAGCAACACGTGTTATGCAGCAGGCTTTTGACTATCTTGATGCACCAATTGCGACGATTTCTGGTAAAGATGTTCCAATGCCTTATGCTGCTAATCTTGAGAAGTTGGCTTTGCCTGATACTGCTGAAATTATTGAGGCTGTTAAGGCTGTGACGTACAGAGCATAACGGAGGAAAGCACAATGCCCATTAAAATTACAATGCCAGCGCTTTCCCCTACGATGGAAGAGGGAAATTTAACAAAATGGAATATTAAGGAGGGCGATAAGGTTTCTTCTGGAGATGTTATTGCTGAAATTGAGACGGATAAAGCGACGATGGAAGTTGAGGCCGTTGATGAAGGTACGGTTGCCAAAATCGTTGTTCCTGCTGGAACACAAGGCGTTAAAGTGAATTCTTTGATTGTTGTTTTAGCAGAAGAAGGTGAAGAGTTAGCTGAAGCTGCAAAAGTTGTAGAAGAGACTTCTTCTTCTACAAGACAAGAATCAGAGGGCATAAAACAACCAGATTCTCTGAAGCCGACGGACGCAAAGGGAGCAAAAATGTCTCATGAATCATCAGCTCAGCAATTAATACAGCAAGATAAAAAGAGGACTCGTCTTTTTGCCTCTCCTTTAGCGCGGCGATTAGCTTCTCAGGCAGGTCTTGATTTATCGCTTATTTCTGGGAGTGGTCCTCATGGACGTATTATTAAGTGCGATGTAGAAAAAGCTATGGGCGGTGATATTTCTCAAGACTCGTCCCGGGTTGGAGAGGCAGCCGCAGCCGGTGTTTCTGACAAACAGATATTGCAACTCTTCAAAGAGGATGAATATATTTTCGCACCCCATAATAATATGCGTAAAACGATCGCCACACGTTTGGTGGAATCAAAGCAAAGAGTTCCGCATTTCTATGTGACCGTAGATTGTGAACTTGATGCGCTATTAGCGTTGCGTACACAATTGAATGCTGCTGCTCCAATGGTTAAGACTCTGGAAGAAGCTAAGCCTACTTATAAGCTTTCTGTTAATGATATGGTCATTAAAGCGGTTGCACTTTCTTTGAAAGCCGTTCCTGATGCGAACGTCTCTTGGCTTGAAGGTGGCATGCTTTATCATAAACATTGTGATGTTGGGGTTGCTGTTTCTGTTCCCAATGGATTAATTACGCCGATTATTCGCCATGCAGAGGAAAAGCCGTTATCGCTTATTTCCAAAGAGATGAAGGATTTTGCAAAGCGTGCGCGTGAACGCAAGTTAAAAATGGAAGAATATCAGGGGGGAACAACAGCTGTATCAAATATGGGGATGTATGGTGTAAAAAGTTTTTCTGCTATCCTTAACCCACCACATGCGACGATTTTTGCGATTGGCGCAGGGGAGCAACGCGCCGTTGTTAAAAATGGTGCATTAGCCGTTGCAACAGTTATGTCGGTTACACTTTCTGTTGATCATCGTGCTGTTGATGGTGCTTTAGCAGCAGAGCTGGCACAAACTTTTAAGAAGATGATTGAAAATCCATTAGCAATGTTGGTTTGAACGATAGTTCTTCACGTAAATTATGAGCGTGTGTGTTAAGAGAGTAAAAGAGAATTTAAAAAGTTTGAAGAGGAATGCTATTGCTGTTTCTGGTTTGGGTAAAGCATTTATGTGAAGCATAGAGTAAAAAACATAAGATAAGTTTATCATGTTGGTTTTCAGTCTTAAGTTCAAAAAGTTCATATCCATTTTATATATATCCATGGAGGAGTTACTGTGGCAAATCTTTATGATGTAATTGTAATTGGATCAGGTCCAGGCGGATATGTAACCGCAATTCGTGCCGCGCAATGTGGCTTTAAGACTGCAATTGTTGAGCGTGAACATCTGGGAGGGATTTGTTTAAATTGGGGATGTATTCCAACAAAGGCCCTTTTACGTTCGGCGGAAATGAAACATTTTGCTGAACATGCGAAGGATTATGGACTAAAAATTAATGGTTCAATTGAAGCAAACATCAAAGATGTTGTGACACGTTCACGCAGCGTTTCAGCACGTTTAAATGCTGGTGTTGGTTTTTTAATGAAAAAAAACAAAATTGATATCATCTGGGGTGAAGCGAAGCTTACGAAAGAAGCAAAAGGAAACCAACCAGCGGAAATTATGGTTTCTTCATCCTCCAAACCGGTTATGCAACCGCAAAATCCAATCCCTAAAGGAATATTAGGGAAGGGAACTTATCAAGCAAAGCACATCATTATTGCAACAGGAGCACGACCTCGTGTTCTTCCTGGTATTGAGCCAGATGGAAAGCTCATTTGGACTTATTTTGAAGCGATGATCCCGCCAGCAATGCCAAAATCGCTTTTGGTTATAGGGTCTGGGGCTATTGGTATTGAATTTGCTTCCTTTTATCGTGATATGGGCGCTGAGGTTACTGTTGTTGAAATGATGCCTCACATCATGCCCGCTGAGGATATTGAAATTTCAACATTTGCTCGTAAACAGTTAGAGAAAAAAGGTTTACGTATTCTTTGCCAAGCAAAAGTAACAAAGGTTGAAAAAGCTTCCAATTCTGTGACAATACATATTGATGTTCAGGGCAAAACAGAAACAATGACTGTTGATCGTGTGATTTCCGCTGTTGGGGTGCAGGGTAATATTGAGAATATCGGCTTAGAAGCGTTGGGTATAAAGACCGATCGTGGGTGTATTGTAACCGATGAATGGAGTTGGACAGGGATTACAGGTATTTATGCTATCGGTGATGTGGCTGGTCCTCCTATGTTAGCCCATAAAGCAGAAGAAGAAGGCGTGATATGCATTGAACACCTTGCAGGTTTGAAAAATACGCATCCACTTGATAAAAGAAAAATTCCAGGGTGCACCTATTGCACACCGCAAGTTGCTTCTGTAGGTCTTTCAGAAGCAGCAGCAAAGGAAGCGGGTCATGATATACGTGTTGGTCGTTATTCTTTTTCCGCAAATGGCAAGGCAATTGCTTTGGGTGAAGATCAGGGGTTAGTAAAAACGATTTTTGATAAAAAAACAGGACAGCTTCTTGGCGCCCATATGGTAGGGGCGGAGGTAACAGAACTGATACAGGGTTTTGTTATTGCCATGAATCTGGAAAC from Bartonella tribocorum CIP 105476 encodes:
- the lpdA gene encoding dihydrolipoyl dehydrogenase, coding for MANLYDVIVIGSGPGGYVTAIRAAQCGFKTAIVEREHLGGICLNWGCIPTKALLRSAEMKHFAEHAKDYGLKINGSIEANIKDVVTRSRSVSARLNAGVGFLMKKNKIDIIWGEAKLTKEAKGNQPAEIMVSSSSKPVMQPQNPIPKGILGKGTYQAKHIIIATGARPRVLPGIEPDGKLIWTYFEAMIPPAMPKSLLVIGSGAIGIEFASFYRDMGAEVTVVEMMPHIMPAEDIEISTFARKQLEKKGLRILCQAKVTKVEKASNSVTIHIDVQGKTETMTVDRVISAVGVQGNIENIGLEALGIKTDRGCIVTDEWSWTGITGIYAIGDVAGPPMLAHKAEEEGVICIEHLAGLKNTHPLDKRKIPGCTYCTPQVASVGLSEAAAKEAGHDIRVGRYSFSANGKAIALGEDQGLVKTIFDKKTGQLLGAHMVGAEVTELIQGFVIAMNLETTEEELMHTVFPHPTLSEMMKESVLDAYGQVLNA
- a CDS encoding pyruvate dehydrogenase complex dihydrolipoamide acetyltransferase, with amino-acid sequence MPIKITMPALSPTMEEGNLTKWNIKEGDKVSSGDVIAEIETDKATMEVEAVDEGTVAKIVVPAGTQGVKVNSLIVVLAEEGEELAEAAKVVEETSSSTRQESEGIKQPDSLKPTDAKGAKMSHESSAQQLIQQDKKRTRLFASPLARRLASQAGLDLSLISGSGPHGRIIKCDVEKAMGGDISQDSSRVGEAAAAGVSDKQILQLFKEDEYIFAPHNNMRKTIATRLVESKQRVPHFYVTVDCELDALLALRTQLNAAAPMVKTLEEAKPTYKLSVNDMVIKAVALSLKAVPDANVSWLEGGMLYHKHCDVGVAVSVPNGLITPIIRHAEEKPLSLISKEMKDFAKRARERKLKMEEYQGGTTAVSNMGMYGVKSFSAILNPPHATIFAIGAGEQRAVVKNGALAVATVMSVTLSVDHRAVDGALAAELAQTFKKMIENPLAMLV
- a CDS encoding pyruvate dehydrogenase complex E1 component subunit beta, whose amino-acid sequence is MSIDILMPALSPTMEEGKLSKWLKKEGDKVSSGDVIAEIETDKATMEVEAVDEGTLGKIFVPEGSEGVKVNSVIAVLLEEGERAEDISQPTDTAQAPKASSPSLSLSVPQSPTFAIPADFDIPAGTQMVTMTVREALNQALAEEMRRDEKVFLMGEEVAQYQGAYKVSQGLLEEFGERRVIDTPITEHGFAGLAVGAAFGGLRPIVEFMTFNFAMQAMDQIINSAAKTRYMSGGQMTAPMVFRGPNGAAARVGAQHSQCYAAWYSHIPGLKVIMPYSAADAKGLLKAAIRDDNPVIFLENEILYGHQFEVPQLNDFILPIGRARIHKSGQDVTIVACGIGMHYAVQALPEIEKLGIDVELIDLRTIRPMDLPTILSSVKKTGRLITIEEGFPQSSVGTEIATRVMQQAFDYLDAPIATISGKDVPMPYAANLEKLALPDTAEIIEAVKAVTYRA